The Aspergillus luchuensis IFO 4308 DNA, chromosome 7, nearly complete sequence genome has a segment encoding these proteins:
- the APA2 gene encoding putative bis(5'-nucleosyl)-tetraphosphatase (COG:F;~EggNog:ENOG410PHNY;~InterPro:IPR043171,IPR019200,IPR036265,IPR009163;~PFAM:PF09830;~go_function: GO:0003877 - ATP adenylyltransferase activity [Evidence IEA];~go_function: GO:0005524 - ATP binding [Evidence IEA];~go_process: GO:0009117 - nucleotide metabolic process [Evidence IEA]): MQLGLSESLSSLVSRRFVAARDAGHLIFSSTHLATVRTSSIPYQVRYCPALAKKPTGAPKPDKAPSGPKPDPFQDPSPDLLLAQIPRENPSHVLVLNKFPVIPNHFILATKAWQSQTDLLDKEDLEAAFACIKAWAEGSQPEGQGSKKLFAFFNSGDESGASQPHRHLQFLPVEAMAQGDSENWQPLIDAVARQPTSSGTGYQHLAQVPFAHFARPLPPNPSSETLHQIYLSLYRAAVATAKGGLSDAGQVAGPAAISYNLAMTETTMLICPRRSESARIMVDSTAAVDVAEAGVVALNGTVLAGTLMVKAEAEWDELRRNSTSLHNVLAAIGYPQPDAREVSLL; encoded by the exons ATGCAGTTGGGTCTCTCGGAAAGCCTGTCTTCCCTGGTAAGCAGGCGATTTGTCGCTGCGAGGGATGCCGGTCACTtaatcttctcttcgacgCATCTTGCGACCGTCCGCACATCAAGCATACCG TATCAAGTTCGCTATTGCCCGGCTCTTGCGAAGAAACCAACAGGCGCCCCTAAACCTGATAAGGCCCCCAGTGGCCCGAAACCCGATCCCTTCCAAGATCCGTCTCCCGACCTTCTCCTCGCTCAGATCCCTCGTGAGAACCCGTCACACGTGCTGGTCCTGAACAAATTCCCTGTAATACCGAATCACTTCATTCTTGCTACGAAGGCGTGGCAGTCGCAGACAGACCTCCTCGACAAGGAAGACCTGGAAGCCGCATTTGCCTGTATCAAAGCATGGGCCGAGGGAAGTCAGCCGGAGGGCCAAGGGAGCAAGAAActctttgccttcttcaaTTCTGGTGACGAGAGCGGTGCAAGTCAACCCCACAGACATCTACAGTTTCTTCCCGTCGAAGCCATGGCACAAGGTGACTCTGAAAACTGGCAGCCCCTGATTGACGCCGTGGCCCGGCAGCCTACATCCAGCGGGACTGGTTACCAACATTTGGCTCAGGTGCCTTTTGCGCATTTTGCTCGTCCCTTGCCACCAAACCCCTCTAGTGAAACTCTCCATCAGATCTACCTGTCTCTGTACAGAGCGGCAGTAGCAACGGCCAAGGGAGGCCTCAGTGACGCCGGCCAAGTCGCTGGTCCTGCCGCCATTAGTTACAATCTTGCTATGACCGAGACAACCATGCTGATCTGCCCGAGGCGGAGTGAAAGTGCCCGGATTATGGTTGACTCCACAGCAGCTGTAGATGTTGCGGAGGCGGGCGTTGTCGCACTCAACGGCACAGTCCTTGCTGGTACCCTCATGGTCAAGGCTGAGGCCGAATGGGACGAGTTGCGTCGGAACTCTACTTCGCTACATAATGTGCTTGCAGCTATTGGATACCCTCAGCCAGATGCGCGGGAAGTTTCTTTGTTGTAG
- a CDS encoding uncharacterized protein (COG:S;~EggNog:ENOG410PRFC): MLRVLIASRDRKAVTVKENLNALNFHSHLFFLDNRESISHGRPSTWHDTASELSVIHLEGERTHHLMENDEQLHTHFINMTSNDMTMRNLPQIGCPYCFPNCYSIFEPGRTAAAAHGLQFLTEEQTHHNKPQEIMHFIKVEDGCQFEILDAHPHVPQTSFADDNLYSSDAASDINHQADDMNDYFAVSEPVPPLMAEGETPLGAPITILDECISQNSVPLLERDWTSVEEVALSESQRSSLEIPAPAADSILDAASTSLPLLAAQVHQLSHSASEDTSSGLSIWDAGNLSNEAQFYGEINSALAQLAAANIHLDPSTFESDGSSAAQSLLLPGASQKADCPAMLSIGSGCAANQRCNESFPITNSYQHHESRYRLNEPWPLPSSSDISHVDQGKLLGRPLTCLRDKRNAFLIDCKLRGLSYKDIKRIGGFKEAESTLRGRFRTLTKSKEQRVRKPQWHQNDVSHLSRLLFSSP, translated from the coding sequence ATGCTGCGCGTCCTGATCGCTTCAAGAGACCGAAAGGCAGTTACCGTTAAGGAAAACCTTAATGCGTTAAACTTTCAttcccatctcttcttcctagACAACCGCGAGTCAATCTCCCATGGAAGACCTTCTACCTGGCATGACACCGCCTCAGAGCTCTCTGTGATACACCTTGAAGGCGAACGGACACATCACCTCATGGAGAACGACGAGCAACTGCATACACATTTCATCAATATGACGAGCAACGACATGACAATGCGAAACTTGCCCCAGATAGGGTGCCCTTATTGTTTTCCCAACTGTTACTCAATCTTCGAACCCGGAAGaaccgccgcagcagcacacGGGCTTCAGTTTCTAACTGAAGAGCAAACTCATCACAACAAGCCGCAGGAGATAATGCACTTCATCAAAGTTGAGGATGGTTGTCAGTTCGAGATCCTTGATGCCCACCCACACGTCCCACAGACATCATTCGCCGATGATAATCTTTATTCCAGCGATGCTGCTTCTGATATAAACCACCAGGCCGATGATATGAATGATTATTTTGCGGTCAGCGAGCCCGTCCCACCCCTTATGGCGGAGGGGGAAACACCACTCGGGGCACCCATAACCATCCTCGATGAATGCATATCTCAGAACAGTGTGCCTCTTCTTGAACGGGACTGGACAAGCGTGGAAGAAGTAGCACTATCTGAGTCCCAAAGGTCGTCACTTGAGattccagcaccagctgcaGATAGCATTCTTGATGCAGCTAGCACATCGCTTCCTTTGCTAGCTGCACAGGTTCATCAATTATCGCACTCAGCCAGTGAAGACACTAGTTCTGGTCTATCCATATGGGACGCAGGGAACTTGTCGAATGAGGCGCAATTTTACGGAGAAATCAACAGCGCACTGGCTCAGCTTGCGGCAGCGAACATTCATCTGGATCCGTCCACATTTGAGAGTGACGGTTCAAGCGCTGCCCAGTCCCTACTCCTCCCAGGGGCCTCCCAAAAGGCTGATTGCCCGGCCATGCTTTCGATCGGAAGTGGATGCGCAGCCAACCAAAGGTGTAATGAATCCTTTCCTATCACCAATTCCTACCAGCACCATGAGAGCCGGTATAGACTTAATGAGCCTTGGCCGCTACCGAGTTCCAGTGACATAAGCCATGTTGACCAAGGGAAACTACTTGGCAGGCCACTTACGTGCCTACGTGACAAGAGAAACGCATTCTTAATCGACTGTAAGCTCCGTGGGTTGTCATATAAAGATATCAAAAGGATTGGCGGTTTCAAGGAGGCCGAGTCGACTCTGCGTGGCAGATTCCGCACGTTGACAAAATCTAAAGAGCAACGCGTGAGGAAGCCACAATGGCATCAAAACGACGTAAGTCACCTATCCCGGTTACTTTTCTCATCCCCCTAG
- the zfpA gene encoding putative C2H2 finger domain protein (COG:S;~EggNog:ENOG410PHHG;~InterPro:IPR013087), whose protein sequence is MQSHADNSDFVLFPTHFTGDNKMLALDSSRQQQHPPYFQSYPMDPSTFIDPLAFHVDDLGFSQTHDPSGVPQSSNYGTPPVYSESYSDSNKAAGFPPMPATPPSLPYTSDHFIPGLSTASGPSVASASSSAIGSPNTGSAHVISEDWVQTTNGLGLPTAVMSDLFPNEYFGNTLDSEGFYQQKCPESFVDPSVIQPMLQQHPIHPPTISFPEQPDYVVSQSAFLPQSPDPSHLHPSESYGANQPFAQHPNVVPTSSPSMAPALPQSRPPSSYDRRSSVSSVQSQRSHPSPAASNAESDDDTKEKGRCPFPECRRVFKDLKAHILTHQSERPEKCPIVTCEYHIKGFARKYDKNRHTLTHYKGTMVCGFCPGSGSPAEKSFNRADVFKRHLTSVHGVEQTPPNCRKRSPAAAASKGASNYNPDATGKCSTCSVTFGNAQDFYEHLDDCVLRVVQQAEPSEAINQRLLSEVEADEEVQKTMEKHNLNDTAGTVDLYNDEYDDDDDDAYEYSNLRSGKGSLKSTKGSGAVARPILGVNNAVTKGSSNANAKMRATTSKRRNNRDRYPQSWGCPSSSIKTKKRVLCVFDGQRRLWKDEMMLDNEFEVRVKLPGGARDGTNREAYVTDLDVETLKRAEGVLSANEEERGPWADNQSAQLIGQPAVLLPDTYRPHDAESMDMTY, encoded by the exons ATGCAATCTCACGCAGACAACTCCGACTTTGTACTATTCCCTACCCACTTCACCGGTGACAACAAAATGCTGGCTTTGGATTCGtccagacagcagcagcatccccCATACTTCCAGTCCTACCCCATGGATCCTAGCACCTTTATCGATCCTCTTGCCTTCCATGTGGACGATCTAGGTTTTAGCCAGACCCACGACCCATCCGGTGTACCGCAGTCCTCCAACTACGGTACGCCGCCTGTCTACTCGGAGTCTTACTCGGACTCCAATAAAGCTGCCGGATTTCCACCCATGCCCGCCACTCCCCCGTCCCTGCCTTATACTTCTGACCACTTCATTCCTGGACTTTCTACTGCGTCTGGTCCCTCGGTTGCAagcgcctcctcctccgccatcgGATCGCCCAATACGGGTTCTGCGCATGTCATTTCGGAAGACTGGGTCCAGACAACGAATGGCTTGGGGCTTCCCACTGCGGTCATGAGTGACTTATTCCCCAATGAGTATTTTGGCAACACACTGGACTCGGAGGGTTTCTATCAGCAAAAATGCCCAGAAAGCTTTGTTG ACCCGTCTGTTATCCAGCCAATGCTACAgcaacatcccatccacccacccaccatctcaTTCCCGGAACAGCCTGATTATGTCGTATCGCAAAGCGCGTTCCTTCCTCAGTCCCCTGACCCTTcccacctccatccctcGGAGAGCTACGGTGCGAACCAACCGTTCGCACAGCATCCCAATGTTGTGCCgacctcttccccttccatgGCTCCTGCCCTTCCCCAGTCAcgaccaccatcctcctATGACCGGAGGTCATCAGTTTCGTCGGTTCAGTCCCAGCGCTCTCATCCGAGCCCGGCTGCCAGTAATGCAGAGTCCGACGATGACACCAAGGAAAAGGGCCGATGCCCTTTCCCGGAGTGCAGACGTGTCTTCAAGGACCTCAAGGCTCATATTCTGACACACCAGTCAGAGAGGCCCGAAAAATGCCCCATCGTCACCTGCGAATACCATATCAAGGGGTTCGCACGCAAGTATGACAAGAACCGTCATACGCTTACTCACTACAAAGGAACGATGGTTTGCGGTTTCTGCCCGGGGTCTGGGTCACCCGCGGAAAAGAGCTTTAACAGGGCGGACGTCTTCAAGCGCCACTTGACATCCGTGCATGGCGTCGAACAGACACCACCCAACTGCCGGAAGAGGAGCCCAGCTGCAGCGGCAAGCAAGGGAGCATCAAACTACAACCCCGATGCGACCGGCAAGTGCTCAACTTGCTCCGTTACGTTCGGCAACGCCCAGGACTTCTACGAGCATCTGGACGACTGTGTGCTTCGGGTTGTCCAACAGGCAGAGCCCAGCGAAGCCATCAACCAGAGGCTGCTTTCCGAAGTCGaagcggatgaggaggtgcaAAAGACGATGGAGAAGCACAACTTGAACGACACGGCTGGCACCGTCGACCTATACAATGACgaatatgatgatgacgatgatgacgctTACGAATATTCGAACCTGCGCTCGGGCAAAGGCTCCCTGAAGAGCACCAAGGGATCAGGGGCGGTAGCCCGTCCTATCTTGGGCGTCAACAACGCTGTCACGAAAGGTTCGTCCAATGCCAATGCTAAGATGCGTGCAACTACATCCAAGCGACGAAACAACCGCGATCGTTACCCCCAGTCCTGGGGTTGCcctagcagcagcatcaaaaCGAAGAAGCGTGTCCTCTGTGTCTTTGATGGACAGCGCCGTCTGTGGAAGGACGAGATGATGCTCGACAATGAGTTCGAAGTCCGCGTCAAGCTTCCCGGTGGTGCACGGGATGGCACTAACCGCGAGGCTTACGTGACTGACTTGGATGTCGAGACACTGAAGCGTGCGGAGGGTGTTCTCAGTGCCAATGAGGAAGAACGCGGCCCTTGGGCCGACAATCAGTCCGCCCAGCTCATTGGACAACCGGCTGTTTTGCTGCCTGATACGTACCGGCCGCATGACGCTGAGTCCATGGATATGACCTACTAA
- the SMG1 gene encoding putative small nuclear ribonucleoprotein SmG (COG:A;~EggNog:ENOG410PQQQ;~InterPro:IPR034098,IPR010920,IPR001163;~PFAM:PF01423;~go_component: GO:0005681 - spliceosomal complex [Evidence IEA];~go_process: GO:0000387 - spliceosomal snRNP assembly [Evidence IEA]): MPQAQPELKKYMEKRVFCQLNGNRKVIGILRGYDVFMNIVLDEAFEEKQGGEKVAIGMIVIRGNSVVMLEALERISDK, translated from the exons ATGCCTCAAGCCCAGCCCGAGTTGAAGAAG TACATGGAAAAGCGGGTATTCTGCCAACTGAACGGCAACCGCAAAGTCATTGGTATCCTGCGAGGCTATGAT GTGTTCATGAACATCGTCCTTGATGAGGCTTTCGAGGAGAAGCAGGGTGGAGAGAAGGTCGCTATCGGAATGATT GTCATTCGCGGTAACTCGGTTGTTATGCTCGAG GCCTTGGAACGTATCAGCGACAAATAA
- a CDS encoding uncharacterized protein (COG:S;~EggNog:ENOG410PPP3), with translation MSSQFANRRKPRKIGGDDEENDADEQDSGPVVKRPPTSKTKQKSKMRLSFGPGSTSMADDDDQESEVVIPKRPGLAKRAIEKSAFQRSLTPSGAGGQIPLRVGPEQDRPSYNDEYLKELRNSTPSTPKPAAEDESEKTIDVAAKFGEVMKVSTPAAIPSEAEIREKKARRARLAKEEAALSTEKDFISLEDDMEEDDWDLQARREDTRLVRDDEDFAEGFDEFVEDGRISLGRKAEKEQKRKQREEMRELIDDAEGLSDEDDSDLEEKAAYDASQARAAMGASRDPIDRPRTPPKMTSLPRLSNSLERLRMNLAVLEKSKAQMIDRMEELRKEKADIAVREVEIQALIKEAGDNYEKLKQEAGITPGSDGNLSTADEMANSRGLEGLGNSVTASANNSEHEEP, from the exons ATGAGTTCCCAATTTGCAAATCGCCGAAAGCCCCGCAAAAttggtggcgatgatgaggaaaaTGACGCCGACGAGCAAG ACTCTGGACCTGTTGTCAAACGTCCTCCGACTTCGAAAACGAAGCAAAAGTCGAAGATGCGCCTTTCGTTCGGCCCCGGCAGTACCTCGAtggccgacgatgacgaccaGGAAAGCGAAGTTGTCATTCCCAAACGACCTGGGCTCGCGAAACGGGCTATAGAGAAGAGCGCATTTCAGCGATCATTGACACCGTCGGGCGCAGGTGGTCAGATCCCCCTCCGGGTAGGGCCTGAGCAGGATAGGCCGAGTTACAACGACGAATATCTAAAAGAGCTCCGAAACTCGACACCCTCTACGCCGAAGCCCGCCGCTGAGGACGAATCGGAGAAGACAATTGATGTGGCTGCCAAGTTTGGTGAGGTCATGAAGGTTTCAACCCCTGCTGCTATTCCCAGCGAAGCAGAGAttagagaaaagaaagctcGGAGAGCCCGATTAgcgaaggaagaagcggcGCTTTCCACCGAGAAAGACTTCATTTCCCTCGAGGATGAtatggaagaggacgacTGGGATCTTCAAGCGCGGCGGGAGGATACGAGGCTCGTccgtgacgatgaagacttCGCAGAAGGATTTGACGAGTTTGTTGAGGACGGACGTATATCCCTTGGGAGGAAAGCAGAGAAAGAGCAAAAGCGAAAACAGCGGGAAGAAATGCGTGAACttattgatgatgctgaaggtctgtcggatgaggatgattcaGACTTGGAGGAAAAAGCAGCGTACGACGCCAGTCAGGCACGAGCTGCTATGGGTGCGAGCAGAGACCCTATCGACCGTCCGCGCACTCCGCCCAAGATGACCTCGTTACCCCGTCTGTCGAACTCACTTGAGCGTTTGCGTATGAACTTGGCGGTCCTAGAGAAGTCAAAGGCTCAGATGATCGACCGTATGGAGGAactgaggaaggagaaggcggaCATAGCTGTTCGGGAAGTAGAAATCCAGGCTCTGATCAAAGAAGCTGGAGATAATTACGAGAAGCTTAAGCAGGAGGCTGGAATCACTCCTGGCTCGGATGGGAACCTCTCTACAGCCGATGAAATGGCGAATTCGCGAGGCTTGGAGGGTCTTGGAAATTCGGTGACAGCATCTGCAAACAACTCTGAGCATGAGGAGCCTTGA
- a CDS encoding uncharacterized protein (COG:S;~EggNog:ENOG410PNCS;~InterPro:IPR010640;~PFAM:PF06772;~TransMembrane:12 (i58-77o83-103i115-133o145-171i183-204o210-229i250-269o281-301i322-342o468-488i500-518o524-547i)), which produces MIPILFKSWFDHPSSRDRRARAATQQRSVIAFIESPIDEKEGDLPHLRQQSEATPIELFFDLFFVANLSTFTATHEINNVEALWAYIGFLGIIWFTWLQVTLFDIRFARDSIFERICKALQLAAMVGFASAGSRFTTRVQPENVWAFQSLSLILGGSRLLLALQYTVNAVFLRRRMIPAARGVSIIAGMQFVSSLTYLLMYYAFRPREGVNPYIWTVWFVLFGVEMWVVMGTSSATPGIGLQDTHLNTRMGLLTLIIIGEGVISVTRLVNRTVGPGGWTKWSFVHILGVTTSVYFLWQAYFDLSPRRVLGKYSQQIWAQLHFPFHVVLILLLEGSQILALSLDITLKLRYLAETILWACEDPRPRPDYAIRILRATIVDMEIDYSRGAVNEQITISRILDDLPNHPLCPSRRTGQVPIARDMLSDLVGNVTAALFSTMRIMPSNHPDPGRLSSEQLLRGYVALLEFVYVYYFAVASLSMMFFGAFVLLARRHTLRRCMGISAAARVSLGMLLGSLMSFSRHFPLVYSFMTSPAILYAFTLTLFMVLLMDRLLDRYQSHGGRTQESEVP; this is translated from the exons ATGATACCAATACTCTTCAAGTCCTGGTTTGACCACCCGTCGAGTAGAGATAGGCGTGCCAGAGCAGCCACGCA GCAGCGTAGTGTCATTGCGTTCATTGAGTCGCCAATtgacgagaaggagggagatcTTCCGCATCTCCGTCAACAATCCGAGGCAACACCCATCGAGCTATTCTTTGACTTGTTCTTCGTGGCGAATCTCTCCACCTTTACAGCTACACATGAGATCAACAACGTAGAAG CTTTGTGGGCCTACATTGGCTTCCTCGGGATCATCTGGTTTACCTGGCTTCAAGTCACACTATTTGACATCCGTTTCGCGCGAGACTCGATCTTCGAGAGGATTTGCAAGGCCCTTCAATTGGCTGCTATGGTTGGATTTGCCTCGGCAGGTTCAAGGTTCACCACACGTGTTCAACCAGAAAATGTCTGGGCCTTCCAGTCCTTGAGCCTTATACTCGGTGGCAGTCGGCTCTTACTCGCCTTGCAATACACTGTCAACGCCGTGTTTCTTCGGCGGCGTATGATACCTGCAGCTCGGGGCGTATCCATTATTGCCGGGATGCAATTTGTCTCAAGTTTGACCTACCTCCTG ATGTATTATGCCTTCCGACCCCGTGAGGGAGTCAACCCCTATATCTGGACCGTTTGGTTTGTTCTATTTGGGGTCGAGATGTGGGTAGTAATGGGAACTTCAAGCGCCACACCTGGGATTGGACTTCAAGATACCCATCTCAACACAAGAATGGGCCTCCTAACTCTGATCATAATCGGTGAAGGTGTCATATCTGTCACTAGGCTCGTCAACCGGACAGTAGGCCCTGGTGGCTGGACGAAGTGGTCGTTTGTCCATATCCTAGGCGTCACAACTAGTGTG TACTTTCTGTGGCAAGCGTACTTCGACCTTTCTCCAAGACGTGTTCTGGGCAAGTACTCTCAGCAAATATGGGCCCAGCTACATTTCCCGTTCCATGTGgtcctcattctcctccttgaAGGGTCTCAGATCCTTGCCTTAAGTCTGGATATCACATTGAAACTCCGGTACCTGGCGGAAACCATTCTGTGGGCTTGTGAAGACCCACGGCCCAGACCCGACTACGCCATACGAATTCTTCGAGCTACGATTGTTGATATGGAAATCGACTATAGCCGAGGGGCCGTAAACGAACAGATTACAATCTCCCGGATCTTGGATGATCTCCCCAATCACCCGCTTTGTCCCTCCCGTCGGACGGGCCAAGTCCCCATCGCCCGAGACATGCTCAGTGACCTGGTAGGGAATGTAACTGCGGCGCTGTTCTCCACCATGCGGATCATGCCTTCGAACCACCCTGATCCTGGCCGCTTGAGTAGTGAGCAGCTGCTGAGAGGGTATGTGGCCCTCCTAGAATTCGTCTATGTGTACTATTTTGCCGTGGCGTCACTCTCCATGATGTTCTTTGGTGCTTTTGTATTATTAGCGCGTCGTCACACGCTCCGCAGATGTATGGGCATCAGCGCAGCGGCCCGCGTGTCCCTTGGTATGCTCCTGGGAAGCCTAATGAGTTTCTCTCGTCACTTTCCGCTCGTCTATTCTTTCATGACATCCCCCGCCATATTATATGCGTTTACTCTTACATTGTTCATGG TGTTGCTGATGGACCGGCTTTTGGACCGGTACCAGAGCCACGGCGGACGGACGCAGGAAAGCGAAGTACCCTGA